One part of the Bacteroidia bacterium genome encodes these proteins:
- a CDS encoding 4-hydroxy-3-methylbut-2-enyl diphosphate reductase, with product MPNLQVHIDPGSGFCFGVVYAIEMAEEILRQEDSLYCLGDIVHNDMEVERLERMGLKIIDHDTFKNIYDAKVLIRAHGEAPETYKIALQNRLQLIDASCPVILKLQNRIRTSYEKKEHILIYGKARHAEVIGLAGQTGNDATVFQDISELDFRKLPRRVTLYSQSTKSKRSFYRVLQELRAAGLEVKAHDTICRQVSHRDLELESFAKAHELIIFVSGKKSSNGRMLYKVCREHNPNSYFVSSREELQREWFRGMRNVGICGATSTPQWLMEAIKEKIESYSSITEQARLKVI from the coding sequence ATGCCTAATCTTCAGGTACATATCGATCCCGGTTCGGGTTTTTGCTTTGGCGTAGTCTACGCCATCGAAATGGCGGAGGAAATCCTTCGTCAGGAAGATAGCCTGTATTGTCTGGGAGATATCGTCCACAATGATATGGAGGTGGAACGTCTGGAAAGGATGGGGCTAAAAATCATAGATCATGATACCTTCAAAAATATCTATGATGCCAAGGTCCTGATTCGGGCACATGGCGAAGCCCCCGAGACTTATAAAATTGCCCTTCAAAACAGGCTGCAACTCATAGATGCTTCCTGTCCGGTCATTCTCAAACTTCAAAATAGAATCAGGACTTCTTATGAAAAGAAAGAACACATCCTCATATACGGAAAAGCAAGGCATGCCGAAGTCATAGGTTTAGCGGGACAAACCGGAAATGATGCAACCGTTTTTCAGGATATCTCTGAACTGGATTTTCGTAAACTTCCCCGGAGAGTTACTCTATACAGCCAGAGCACAAAAAGTAAGCGTTCCTTTTATCGGGTATTGCAAGAATTGCGGGCAGCCGGACTGGAAGTAAAGGCACATGATACCATCTGCCGGCAGGTTTCCCATCGGGATCTTGAACTGGAAAGTTTTGCCAAAGCGCATGAGCTCATTATTTTTGTTTCAGGGAAAAAATCCTCCAATGGAAGGATGCTCTACAAAGTTTGTAGAGAACACAATCCCAATAGTTATTTTGTATCCAGCAGAGAGGAATTGCAGAGAGAATGGTTTAGGGGAATGAGAAATGTCGGAATTTGCGGAGCAACCAGTACTCCCCAATGGCTCATGGAAGCCATTAAAGAGAAAATCGAGTCTTATTCCTCTATCACAGAACAAGCAAGGCTAAAAGTCATATGA
- a CDS encoding lycopene cyclase domain-containing protein, with amino-acid sequence MYTYLLINLGSILGPFILSFDKKVAFYKSWGPLFAATGIAGGAFIIWDIFFTEWGVWSFNPKYLSGISAFGLPLGEWLFFFTIPYACIFIYACMNAYVKKDLLGSHAKTINRVLALILLVIGIVFWERMYTAVTFISTAIYLLLHSEVWKSPWMGRFYMGYLVALVPFMIVNGMLTAFPVVQYNDLENLATRIYTIPVEDSMYMMLLLLLTTHFFEIFKARQTARKANKAPLEKNYA; translated from the coding sequence GTGTATACTTATTTACTAATAAATCTTGGCAGCATCCTGGGCCCTTTTATCCTTTCTTTCGATAAAAAAGTAGCCTTTTACAAAAGCTGGGGCCCATTATTTGCCGCTACAGGTATAGCTGGTGGAGCATTTATCATCTGGGACATCTTCTTTACCGAATGGGGCGTATGGAGTTTCAATCCCAAATACCTTTCCGGAATTTCCGCTTTTGGGCTTCCCTTAGGTGAATGGTTGTTCTTCTTTACCATTCCCTATGCCTGCATATTTATTTATGCTTGTATGAATGCCTATGTCAAAAAAGATCTCTTAGGATCCCATGCTAAAACGATCAATCGGGTCTTGGCTTTGATACTTTTGGTGATAGGAATTGTGTTTTGGGAACGAATGTACACGGCAGTAACCTTTATTTCGACTGCTATCTATCTCCTCCTCCACAGTGAAGTATGGAAAAGTCCCTGGATGGGTAGATTTTATATGGGATATCTGGTGGCTCTTGTTCCTTTTATGATTGTGAATGGAATGCTCACAGCATTTCCCGTTGTACAATACAATGATTTGGAAAACCTCGCGACACGTATATATACAATCCCGGTAGAAGACAGCATGTATATGATGCTTCTGTTACTTCTTACTACCCATTTTTTCGAAATTTTTAAAGCCCGCCAGACAGCTCGTAAAGCAAATAAGGCTCCTCTGGAAAAAAACTATGCCTAA
- a CDS encoding phytoene/squalene synthase family protein, whose product MQLYKQTCLDCSKVITQNYSTSFTLGIKTLHKKFHFPIYAIYGFVRYADEIVDTFHGFDKKLLLDKFRTDTYEAIESGISLNPVLHSFQSVVNEYNIDHELIDAFLYSMEMDLQKKEYSQDLYETYIYGSAEVVGLMCLYVFCGGDQAEYDRLKAPAQSLGKAFQKVNFLRDMKSDHEERGRVYFPGVDFHEFNLEEKIKIETDIQADFDHAYTGIVELPEGARRGVYLAYRYYLKLFHKITKLPPARILKERIRVPDKQKLLILLRTYLERQMKPAPQALS is encoded by the coding sequence ATGCAACTCTACAAGCAAACATGTTTGGACTGTAGCAAGGTAATTACTCAAAACTACAGTACTTCATTTACCTTAGGGATCAAGACCTTACATAAGAAATTTCATTTTCCCATATACGCCATCTATGGTTTCGTCAGATATGCAGACGAAATTGTGGATACTTTTCATGGCTTCGATAAAAAACTCCTCCTGGATAAATTCCGCACAGATACCTATGAGGCAATCGAGTCCGGGATCAGCCTGAATCCGGTTTTACATTCCTTTCAATCCGTAGTAAATGAATACAACATCGACCATGAATTGATCGATGCTTTCCTGTATAGCATGGAGATGGATTTGCAGAAGAAAGAATATTCTCAGGATTTGTACGAGACTTATATATATGGATCGGCTGAGGTAGTAGGCCTCATGTGTCTGTATGTATTTTGCGGAGGAGATCAGGCAGAATATGATCGCCTGAAAGCACCGGCACAGAGTCTGGGCAAAGCCTTTCAGAAAGTAAACTTCCTCCGGGACATGAAAAGTGATCATGAAGAAAGAGGCAGGGTTTATTTCCCGGGCGTAGATTTCCATGAATTCAATCTGGAAGAAAAGATAAAAATTGAAACAGATATACAGGCTGATTTTGATCATGCCTATACCGGTATCGTCGAATTGCCTGAAGGAGCGAGACGAGGTGTTTACCTGGCATATAGATATTATTTGAAGCTTTTCCACAAGATCACAAAGCTTCCTCCTGCAAGAATCCTGAAAGAAAGGATTCGGGTACCGGACAAACAAAAGCTGTTGATCCTATTAAGGACCTATTTGGAAAGGCAAATGAAGCCCGCCCCCCAGGCTTTAAGTTAA
- a CDS encoding RNA polymerase sigma factor, protein MTSIEFNTAVVNLHPSLKPIAFKLTRDLEEANDLIQDTLVKALSNRDKFRDGTNLKAWLYTIMKNTFITNYHRFVKRKTFIDTTDNMHFINSSSHTIDNNAGVKLAMDEIQKAIKSLDYEHKTPFMMHFQGYKYFEIADILNIPIGTVKNRIHIARKELKGQLKSYKSNKKA, encoded by the coding sequence ATGACGTCCATAGAGTTCAACACCGCCGTAGTAAATTTGCATCCATCACTCAAACCCATCGCGTTCAAACTGACTCGCGACCTCGAAGAAGCAAATGATTTAATTCAGGATACTTTGGTAAAAGCGCTCTCTAATAGAGATAAGTTTCGGGACGGCACAAACCTCAAAGCCTGGTTGTATACGATCATGAAGAATACCTTCATTACGAACTATCATCGCTTCGTAAAAAGAAAGACCTTTATCGACACAACTGACAATATGCATTTCATCAATTCGTCTAGTCATACGATCGACAATAATGCAGGAGTAAAGCTTGCGATGGATGAAATTCAGAAAGCAATCAAGAGCCTTGATTATGAGCACAAGACGCCTTTTATGATGCACTTTCAAGGGTATAAATATTTTGAAATTGCAGATATCCTGAATATTCCCATCGGCACCGTTAAGAATAGAATTCACATTGCCAGGAAGGAGTTAAAGGGGCAGCTCAAAAGCTACAAATCCAATAAAAAAGCCTAA
- the rsmD gene encoding 16S rRNA (guanine(966)-N(2))-methyltransferase RsmD, protein MFVGKMRIIGGKYGGRNLQVGKGLPVRPTTDRTKEALFNILEHRVDWSETSVLDLFCGTGNISLECVSRGAASVLSVDRHRKCIQSIKNNMKTLGSEEPKLIASDVKKFLKNCGDNFDLIFMDPPYAMAGQEALIEMIFEKNILAPEGILILEHSSTLSFSSLNNFVELRKYGSSHLSFFE, encoded by the coding sequence ATATTTGTAGGGAAAATGAGAATCATCGGAGGAAAATATGGAGGCAGAAATCTACAGGTGGGCAAGGGCCTTCCTGTAAGGCCTACAACTGATCGAACCAAGGAAGCATTGTTCAATATTTTGGAGCATCGTGTTGATTGGTCGGAGACTTCTGTGCTCGATCTGTTTTGCGGAACAGGTAATATCAGTCTGGAATGCGTGAGTAGGGGAGCAGCTTCAGTGCTCTCTGTAGACAGGCATCGGAAGTGTATACAGAGTATCAAAAATAATATGAAGACCCTGGGAAGTGAGGAACCCAAACTGATTGCTTCAGATGTCAAAAAGTTCCTGAAGAATTGTGGTGACAACTTTGATCTGATCTTTATGGATCCTCCCTATGCCATGGCGGGGCAGGAAGCTTTGATCGAGATGATTTTTGAAAAGAATATATTAGCTCCGGAAGGGATATTGATTCTGGAACACAGCAGTACCCTTAGTTTCTCCAGCTTAAACAATTTTGTAGAATTGAGAAAATATGGATCTTCCCATTTGAGTTTCTTCGAATGA
- the coaD gene encoding pantetheine-phosphate adenylyltransferase yields the protein MKRAIFPGSFDPITVGHVEIVRRGLAIFDEIIVAVGVNQAKNYFFNLDERVEMLERSFADMEQVKVAYYSELTVEFARKVNADFILRGLRSPQDLSYEQPIELINKHMAPEIEIVHLLSSPETAAISSTIVREVIKFKGRVDGLLPKEIMDYVQDLKY from the coding sequence ATGAAAAGAGCGATATTCCCGGGATCTTTTGATCCTATCACAGTAGGTCATGTAGAAATCGTCAGGCGGGGCCTGGCCATCTTCGATGAAATCATTGTTGCTGTGGGTGTGAATCAGGCAAAGAATTATTTTTTCAATCTTGACGAACGTGTCGAAATGCTTGAAAGAAGTTTTGCCGATATGGAGCAGGTGAAAGTCGCTTATTATTCCGAGTTGACAGTAGAGTTTGCCCGAAAGGTTAATGCAGATTTTATTCTTAGGGGCTTGCGCTCACCGCAGGACCTGAGTTATGAGCAGCCTATCGAATTGATCAATAAGCACATGGCGCCTGAGATAGAAATTGTCCATTTGTTGAGTAGCCCTGAGACTGCGGCGATTTCTTCTACCATCGTTAGAGAAGTGATCAAGTTCAAAGGAAGGGTCGATGGCTTGCTCCCCAAAGAAATCATGGATTACGTTCAGGATTTGAAATATTAA
- the aspS gene encoding aspartate--tRNA ligase — MKTALRTHNCGALRPDHVGQEVALTGWVQKSRDLGYILFVDLRDRYGVTQVSIKSDDLPEIYAEAKKLGREFVIRVEGKVAERESKNPKLPTGEVEVVPSSLEVLNTSKLPPFLIEDETDGLENLRMEYRYLDIRRPLMTQRLITRSKIVAAVREFLIGQEFVEVETPFFIKSTPEGARDFLVPSRMNPGTFYALPQSPQILKQLLMVAGMDRYFQVVKCFRDEDFRGDRQPEFTQIDCEMSFVEQADVLNTFEGMTKYVFKQVLDVDLPDFLHMSHSDAMKYYGTDKPDLRFGCKIVELNEVVGGTEFGVFNKLLESGGLIAGLVGKGLASYSRKQLDKLTNFVKEPHRGGTGLVYIKWNEDGSFKSSVDKFFSPEKLQSICEFAGAEKGDAVFIVADPLKGKCRKILGDLRLHLGNAEGWIDKDAWSVFWVVDFPLFEEDEESGELTFAHHPFCMPREQDLEYLYSDPQRVVAQSYDMVINGNEIVSGSIRVHQKDVQDKIFDILGLTEEEKEAKFGFMLKAFEYGAPPHGGCAFGLDRMVMLMTGGESIRDVMAFPKTAGGRDLMMDAPAEVPTDNLDELGIQIKS; from the coding sequence ATGAAAACCGCATTAAGAACTCACAACTGTGGTGCCTTGCGCCCCGATCATGTTGGACAGGAAGTAGCCCTCACCGGATGGGTACAAAAAAGCCGGGATTTGGGATATATCCTTTTTGTGGATTTGCGAGATCGCTATGGCGTGACGCAGGTGTCGATCAAATCAGATGATCTCCCTGAGATCTATGCTGAGGCCAAAAAGCTTGGACGCGAATTTGTGATCCGGGTAGAAGGCAAAGTGGCTGAGAGGGAAAGCAAAAATCCCAAACTCCCCACTGGTGAAGTTGAGGTGGTTCCCAGTAGCCTTGAGGTCCTCAATACTTCCAAGCTCCCACCCTTCCTCATCGAAGATGAAACGGACGGACTTGAAAACCTCCGTATGGAATATCGCTATCTGGATATCCGACGTCCCTTGATGACACAAAGGCTGATTACCCGTTCCAAAATTGTAGCAGCAGTGAGAGAATTCCTGATTGGACAGGAATTTGTAGAGGTAGAAACTCCTTTTTTCATCAAATCAACTCCCGAAGGTGCCAGAGACTTTTTGGTTCCTTCTCGCATGAATCCAGGCACTTTCTATGCCCTGCCTCAGTCTCCTCAAATCCTGAAGCAGCTATTGATGGTAGCGGGTATGGACCGCTACTTTCAGGTGGTCAAATGTTTCCGCGACGAGGACTTCAGAGGTGACCGTCAACCTGAGTTTACCCAGATTGACTGTGAGATGTCATTCGTAGAACAAGCCGATGTATTGAATACTTTCGAAGGCATGACTAAGTATGTATTCAAGCAAGTGCTCGATGTAGACTTGCCAGACTTCCTGCATATGAGTCATTCAGATGCCATGAAATACTATGGTACAGATAAACCTGACCTTCGTTTCGGCTGCAAGATTGTCGAACTCAATGAAGTAGTCGGAGGGACTGAATTTGGTGTATTCAATAAGCTACTGGAAAGCGGAGGTTTGATCGCTGGTCTGGTAGGCAAAGGTTTGGCCAGTTATTCCCGCAAGCAATTGGACAAATTGACCAATTTTGTAAAAGAGCCTCATAGAGGAGGTACCGGTTTAGTATATATTAAATGGAATGAAGACGGAAGCTTCAAATCTTCCGTGGATAAATTCTTCAGCCCCGAGAAATTGCAAAGCATCTGTGAATTTGCCGGAGCAGAGAAGGGAGATGCGGTGTTTATAGTCGCTGATCCTCTCAAAGGAAAATGCCGCAAGATACTTGGCGATCTCAGGCTACATCTGGGCAATGCAGAAGGATGGATAGACAAAGATGCATGGTCTGTATTCTGGGTAGTTGACTTCCCACTCTTTGAAGAGGATGAAGAAAGCGGCGAGCTGACATTCGCCCACCACCCTTTCTGTATGCCACGTGAGCAGGACCTGGAATATCTTTACAGCGATCCTCAGCGAGTGGTTGCTCAGAGTTATGATATGGTCATCAATGGCAATGAGATCGTAAGTGGTAGCATCAGGGTGCATCAGAAAGATGTACAGGACAAGATCTTCGACATCCTGGGATTGACAGAGGAAGAGAAGGAAGCCAAATTCGGATTTATGCTCAAGGCCTTTGAATATGGAGCTCCTCCACATGGTGGTTGTGCGTTTGGCCTTGACCGTATGGTGATGCTGATGACAGGTGGGGAAAGTATCCGCGATGTGATGGCCTTCCCTAAAACTGCCGGTGGCCGCGACCTTATGATGGATGCACCTGCAGAAGTACCGACTGATAATCTGGATGAATTGGGAATCCAGATCAAATCATAG
- a CDS encoding carotenoid oxygenase family protein — MPEQFTTKLKPKPYFAANRTEWKDLKLEVFEGKIPEDWYGHVYFNSMVGTVNSGGLPYKKENKPEFISEYSSPTMNGDGMVYRMDLDKQGEVYLSSGLMKTPDYWADEATSQKSGRYSRLRSFRNMGIARMSFALGQRNMANTAFVPFKFKEEEPTRIFATFDAGRPYEFHPESFDMLTPLGWNKEWASAMPPALKVPFEVTTGTAHPVFDPRTKEFFTVNYTKSMETSAHHEVFHKAQRYHKEVGEYLADFTRENEHHLDPEHDKYILKDKDTFEHVGKKFEKHLKGLHGGVRKKLSIWKWLIHLFWDIIRFLTPRAFETEDAVILKRWTGKQGEMESWRVLDEEGKSLKIYQTMHQMGISEDYIVLIDSAFKFGLDLMILNPFPHIEMLDRLIRYLTSGPMEPITSTYIIKRSELENAPKGKDGIRTVKCKTVNLPVEAVHFIADYKNDPGKITLHLAHNSAACIAEWVRPYDFMKLSDEDPKQGPFESEIGQVAAGQMDIGRIGKYVVDVESGEFTIQEVSVEGDVEALVRTGDPSAIKGPHTWGVGLYTYRDAFTADNIPDKLTDTYWGCFGLNPNAMTEFIYRLYKDYPNRGMLPPSNLDLEKLLEYTAVGVPCNIVRQDVETMEIKDFYLYDVDIANTTSVQFVPRKDPSPSIPPSRDGFIVCALQNGVGVAPEDHYKAEFWVFDADNLNQGPICKLRGEGVQFAFLLHTAWMQEVGYTPSEYNIDIRKDYNSIIKKIWWPWRRRRLQGFFDKYVYPHFPNE, encoded by the coding sequence GTGCCCGAACAATTCACTACAAAACTGAAGCCCAAACCGTATTTCGCAGCCAATCGAACGGAATGGAAAGATCTGAAACTTGAAGTCTTCGAAGGAAAAATTCCCGAAGATTGGTATGGCCATGTTTATTTCAATTCTATGGTCGGTACGGTTAATTCAGGGGGCTTGCCCTATAAGAAAGAAAATAAGCCCGAATTCATCTCGGAGTATAGTAGCCCGACAATGAATGGAGACGGGATGGTATATCGCATGGATCTGGACAAGCAAGGGGAAGTATACCTTTCTTCCGGCCTGATGAAAACCCCAGACTATTGGGCGGATGAAGCGACCAGCCAAAAATCCGGCAGATATAGTCGCTTGAGATCCTTTAGAAATATGGGGATTGCACGTATGTCTTTTGCCTTAGGTCAAAGGAATATGGCAAATACGGCATTTGTTCCTTTTAAATTTAAGGAAGAGGAGCCTACCCGCATATTTGCAACCTTTGATGCGGGCAGGCCTTATGAGTTTCATCCGGAAAGCTTTGACATGCTCACTCCCCTGGGCTGGAACAAGGAATGGGCTTCTGCAATGCCTCCTGCTCTCAAAGTACCTTTTGAAGTTACTACCGGGACGGCCCATCCCGTCTTTGATCCCCGGACCAAAGAATTTTTTACGGTAAACTATACCAAGTCTATGGAGACCAGTGCTCATCATGAGGTTTTCCATAAGGCACAGCGATACCATAAGGAGGTGGGAGAATACCTCGCTGACTTTACCCGAGAAAATGAACACCACCTTGATCCTGAACATGATAAATATATCCTGAAGGACAAGGATACCTTTGAGCATGTGGGGAAAAAGTTTGAAAAGCACCTCAAAGGCCTGCATGGAGGAGTGAGAAAGAAGCTGAGTATCTGGAAATGGTTGATCCATCTCTTTTGGGACATCATAAGATTTCTGACCCCTCGGGCTTTTGAGACCGAAGATGCTGTGATTTTAAAACGATGGACCGGTAAACAAGGGGAAATGGAAAGCTGGAGAGTCCTTGACGAAGAAGGTAAATCCCTAAAGATTTACCAGACCATGCACCAAATGGGAATCAGTGAAGACTACATAGTCCTGATTGATTCTGCTTTTAAATTCGGATTGGATTTGATGATCCTCAATCCTTTCCCTCATATAGAAATGTTGGATCGTTTGATCCGCTATCTGACTTCGGGGCCTATGGAACCCATTACCTCTACCTATATCATCAAAAGATCAGAGTTAGAAAATGCACCTAAAGGAAAGGATGGCATCCGTACAGTAAAATGTAAAACGGTAAACCTCCCTGTTGAAGCCGTACATTTTATTGCCGACTACAAAAATGATCCTGGAAAAATCACCCTTCATCTAGCCCATAATAGTGCGGCTTGTATCGCAGAATGGGTGAGGCCCTATGATTTTATGAAGCTTTCTGATGAGGACCCTAAGCAGGGACCCTTTGAATCCGAAATCGGACAGGTAGCTGCTGGCCAAATGGATATAGGGAGAATAGGCAAATATGTCGTTGATGTGGAAAGTGGGGAATTTACCATACAGGAAGTTTCGGTCGAGGGAGATGTCGAAGCTTTGGTAAGAACCGGGGATCCTAGTGCCATCAAGGGACCCCATACCTGGGGAGTCGGATTGTATACCTATCGGGATGCGTTTACGGCTGATAATATTCCAGATAAATTGACTGATACCTATTGGGGATGTTTTGGACTAAACCCCAATGCTATGACAGAATTTATCTATCGATTGTATAAAGACTATCCCAATCGAGGCATGTTACCCCCCTCGAATCTGGACCTGGAAAAACTCCTTGAATATACAGCTGTAGGGGTTCCCTGTAATATTGTCCGTCAGGACGTAGAGACTATGGAAATCAAGGATTTCTACTTATATGATGTGGACATAGCCAATACAACCAGCGTGCAATTTGTACCGAGGAAAGATCCTTCTCCTTCTATTCCTCCCAGCAGGGATGGGTTTATCGTATGTGCGCTGCAAAATGGTGTAGGAGTAGCTCCTGAAGACCATTATAAAGCAGAATTCTGGGTCTTTGATGCGGATAATCTGAATCAGGGGCCAATCTGCAAGTTACGTGGTGAAGGGGTGCAGTTTGCTTTCTTATTACATACAGCCTGGATGCAGGAAGTAGGCTACACACCTTCAGAATATAATATCGACATCAGGAAAGATTATAATAGCATCATCAAAAAAATTTGGTGGCCCTGGAGGAGAAGGAGGTTGCAAGGCTTTTTTGATAAGTATGTATATCCTCATTTTCCAAATGAGTAG